From the genome of Psychroserpens ponticola, one region includes:
- a CDS encoding DUF4301 family protein, which translates to MIFSEKDIQQIELKGLDVTKVKRQIELFENGIPFANLVAEATINEGILRLTDIDIEQLVSYFESKKDLVSILKFVPASGAATRMFKFLYSFLEEYDLEKGSINSYINKSKNNDLSLFFIGLDKFPFYHIVQNKLQETDPNYDSLSINEQRLKFVKMMLDNEMLDYGNSPKGLMPFHKYKNEVVSTAFEEHLYESALYSSSNESTKLHFTISEKHNHKFDVEFSRIEKYVEEKTGSKFDISFSYQKESTDTIAVTPKNKPFRDDDGSLLFRPSGHGALIENLNDLNADIIFIKNIDNVVTYKYKDEVAKYKKVLAGILLRIQEQVYKYLQLLDDDTIASEERLIEIGEFLVNKMNVNISPEFEKYSLKYQIEYLAEKLNRPIRVCGMVKNEGEPGGGPFWVKDESGNISLQIVESAQINKKSKQQKQILKNATHFNPVDLVCGTKNYKGEKFDLKKFVDTKAAFISMKTKTGKDLKALELPGLWNGSMANWNTIFVEVPLITFNPVKTVNDLLKAPHQIK; encoded by the coding sequence TTGATTTTTTCAGAAAAAGACATACAACAAATTGAACTTAAAGGATTAGATGTTACAAAAGTAAAACGGCAAATTGAGCTTTTTGAAAACGGAATTCCTTTTGCTAATCTAGTTGCTGAAGCGACAATAAATGAAGGTATATTAAGATTAACAGATATTGATATTGAACAATTAGTGTCTTATTTTGAATCTAAAAAAGACCTGGTTTCCATTTTGAAATTCGTGCCTGCTTCTGGTGCAGCTACTAGAATGTTTAAATTCTTATATAGTTTTTTAGAAGAATATGATTTAGAAAAAGGAAGCATAAATTCTTATATTAATAAAAGTAAAAACAATGACTTATCTCTTTTCTTTATTGGGTTAGATAAGTTTCCATTTTACCATATTGTTCAAAATAAACTTCAAGAAACCGATCCGAACTATGACTCTCTATCAATAAATGAACAGCGATTAAAGTTTGTTAAAATGATGCTTGATAATGAAATGCTTGATTATGGCAATTCGCCAAAAGGCTTAATGCCATTTCATAAGTATAAAAATGAAGTTGTTTCTACTGCTTTTGAAGAACATTTGTATGAATCAGCATTGTATTCGTCAAGTAATGAATCAACAAAACTTCACTTTACCATTTCCGAAAAACACAATCATAAGTTTGATGTAGAGTTTTCAAGAATTGAGAAATATGTTGAAGAAAAAACAGGTTCCAAGTTTGATATTTCATTTTCATATCAAAAAGAATCAACAGATACAATAGCTGTAACTCCAAAAAACAAACCTTTTAGAGATGATGATGGATCTTTACTTTTTAGACCTTCAGGTCATGGAGCACTTATTGAAAATTTAAATGATCTAAATGCCGACATTATTTTTATTAAAAATATAGATAATGTGGTTACCTATAAGTATAAAGATGAGGTTGCTAAGTACAAGAAAGTGTTAGCTGGTATTTTATTAAGAATACAAGAACAAGTCTATAAGTATCTTCAATTGTTAGATGATGACACTATCGCTTCGGAAGAGCGACTCATTGAAATTGGTGAGTTTCTTGTCAATAAAATGAATGTTAATATTAGCCCCGAATTTGAAAAATATTCACTTAAATATCAAATTGAATATTTAGCCGAAAAACTAAATCGTCCTATTCGGGTTTGTGGTATGGTTAAAAATGAAGGTGAACCAGGTGGTGGACCATTTTGGGTTAAAGATGAAAGTGGAAACATATCGCTTCAAATCGTAGAATCAGCTCAAATTAACAAGAAAAGTAAACAACAAAAACAAATTTTAAAAAATGCAACTCACTTTAACCCTGTCGATTTAGTTTGTGGTACTAAAAACTATAAAGGAGAAAAATTTGACCTAAAAAAGTTTGTCGATACTAAAGCTGCTTTTATTAGTATGAAAACAAAAACAGGTAAGGACTTAAAAGCACTTGAGCTTCCTGGTCTTTGGAATGGTAGTATGGCCAATTGGAATACTATT
- a CDS encoding AAA family ATPase — MEEKFKQITATNPNCIKVVLYGPESTGKSSLAKELASYYNAVFTKEFSRDYAKMKAINNLMLTKNDVLPIAIGQMLSENEQLKKANKLLICDTDLLETKVYSEFYYNGFCPDLVKKYAIENTYDLYFLTYIDTPWEADGIRDQPNTRLQMFKAFEQALIDSEKKYIIVRGSFEERLNICKTQINELLKLAN, encoded by the coding sequence AGAAAAGTTTAAACAAATCACAGCTACAAACCCAAACTGTATAAAAGTTGTTTTATATGGTCCAGAATCTACAGGAAAGTCCTCTTTAGCTAAAGAATTGGCTTCATATTATAATGCTGTTTTTACAAAAGAGTTTTCTCGTGATTATGCGAAAATGAAGGCTATAAATAATTTAATGTTGACCAAAAATGATGTTTTGCCAATTGCTATCGGACAAATGCTTTCAGAAAATGAACAACTCAAAAAGGCAAATAAACTTTTAATTTGTGATACAGATTTATTGGAAACTAAAGTTTATTCTGAGTTTTATTACAACGGATTTTGCCCAGATCTAGTAAAAAAATATGCTATTGAAAACACGTATGATTTATATTTTTTGACTTATATTGACACGCCTTGGGAGGCTGATGGAATTCGAGATCAGCCCAATACAAGATTGCAAATGTTTAAAGCCTTCGAACAAGCTCTAATAGATTCAGAAAAAAAATACATTATTGTTAGAGGAAGTTTTGAGGAACGATTAAATATTTGCAAAACCCAAATTAATGAACTTTTAAAACTTGCAAATTGA